A part of Candidatus Sysuiplasma acidicola genomic DNA contains:
- a CDS encoding XdhC family protein, translated as MKTLDFARRLKELAEGGKPFAVATVVRIEGSSLGKPGFKTIVDGQNVLYGSLGGVCPESAIISTAEQVIGSGKPKTVKIFLEEAGRAIAGMIKSNNPDEIYVETFCGGMMEVYVEPYLPSDRLVLIGQGGKDDIEDALVRLGKFLDLEVVVIDRTPVLTEQPDMIVRDAAEDLSNFEFKEGDSVVLLTKGAYDIPAIRGLSSRKIRYVGMLASRKRIKEDFDRLKAEGVSDLFLNSIRTPIGLNIGAISPEEIALSIAAEIISVRRLEGNRDKKRQE; from the coding sequence ATGAAGACACTAGACTTTGCAAGACGGCTCAAAGAACTTGCAGAAGGAGGCAAGCCTTTCGCAGTGGCGACAGTGGTGAGGATCGAGGGGTCGTCACTGGGCAAGCCCGGATTCAAGACAATCGTTGATGGACAGAACGTTCTCTACGGCAGCCTCGGAGGCGTCTGCCCCGAATCTGCCATAATTTCAACTGCTGAACAGGTCATAGGGTCGGGCAAGCCGAAAACGGTGAAAATTTTCCTTGAAGAGGCGGGTAGAGCCATTGCAGGGATGATCAAAAGCAACAATCCGGACGAGATTTATGTTGAAACGTTTTGTGGAGGCATGATGGAAGTGTATGTTGAACCATATTTGCCATCAGACAGGCTTGTTCTGATAGGACAGGGGGGAAAAGATGACATTGAAGACGCACTTGTAAGACTTGGGAAATTTCTGGACCTTGAAGTAGTTGTCATCGACAGAACGCCTGTGCTTACAGAGCAGCCTGACATGATTGTGCGGGATGCGGCCGAGGACCTTTCAAACTTCGAATTCAAGGAAGGCGATTCGGTCGTTCTGCTAACGAAGGGGGCTTATGACATACCAGCCATTCGCGGGCTGTCTTCACGAAAAATCAGATATGTTGGAATGCTTGCGAGCAGGAAAAGGATCAAGGAGGATTTCGATAGATTGAAGGCAGAAGGTGTATCTGATCTGTTCCTGAACAGCATCCGCACTCCGATAGGATTGAACATAGGTGCAATTTCTCCCGAGGAAATCGCACTGAGCATAGCAGCAGAAATAATAAGCGTAAGGAGATTGGAAGGGAACAGGGATAAGAAACGGCAGGAATGA
- a CDS encoding carbon monoxide dehydrogenase subunit G gives MKFEGSFEVPATDKQVFDFITDASKMASLIKDVENMHIDDGNIRMTVRVGLSFIRGRFNLKMAVMNKIPFSHAEIAGNGSGSGSTVDFKGICDITGNGGSSIVNWNVELTIGGLAATMGSRMVQGASEKYITELIQTFRDAIVEGKRDG, from the coding sequence ATGAAATTCGAAGGGAGTTTTGAGGTGCCTGCAACTGACAAACAGGTGTTCGACTTCATAACCGACGCGTCGAAGATGGCATCGCTGATAAAGGATGTCGAGAACATGCACATTGATGATGGCAACATACGCATGACAGTGAGAGTTGGCCTGTCGTTCATAAGGGGCAGATTTAATCTCAAAATGGCCGTCATGAACAAGATACCTTTTTCACATGCTGAAATTGCTGGAAACGGCTCGGGTTCCGGAAGCACCGTGGATTTCAAAGGCATCTGTGATATAACAGGAAATGGCGGTTCGTCGATTGTAAACTGGAACGTTGAACTGACCATAGGGGGGCTTGCGGCCACCATGGGCAGCAGGATGGTTCAGGGCGCTTCCGAGAAATACATCACTGAACTCATACAGACGTTCAGGGATGCAATCGTAGAAGGTAAGCGGGATGGCTGA
- a CDS encoding xanthine dehydrogenase family protein subunit M: MTPGLFEYMAPTTLSEALESMERLGDDAKVLAGGQSLIPLMKLRFASFPNIIDISRINGLKFIRYEGGMLRLGPMTTTAELEGSAEVAKYFPAIADAAKHIADPLIRNMGTVGGNVCHADPGNDLPAVMISLGAEFHIKSKKGTRKVNAADFFVDTFVTSIGRGELLAEISIPAGDHLTGSAYIKHKRRAGDFSVAGVAVCLSFSEDHKCMSAGIGLTSVGPKAIKARKAEDELTGRVIDGNALKEAAEAAVEESDPADDFYGTREFKRHVLLGITAEAITLAASRAGVKVMQ; the protein is encoded by the coding sequence ATGACACCCGGCTTATTCGAGTACATGGCACCGACAACGCTTTCAGAAGCGCTTGAGTCTATGGAAAGACTTGGAGATGACGCGAAAGTCCTAGCAGGCGGACAGAGTCTTATACCGCTTATGAAGCTCAGATTTGCTTCGTTTCCGAACATCATAGACATATCGAGAATAAATGGTCTGAAATTTATCCGCTACGAAGGCGGCATGCTGAGATTAGGTCCAATGACCACGACAGCCGAGCTGGAGGGTTCGGCTGAAGTCGCAAAATACTTTCCGGCCATAGCAGACGCGGCAAAACACATAGCAGACCCGTTGATCCGGAACATGGGAACAGTCGGAGGGAATGTCTGTCATGCAGATCCGGGCAACGATCTGCCTGCAGTCATGATTTCACTGGGGGCAGAATTCCACATAAAATCAAAAAAAGGCACAAGAAAAGTGAATGCGGCGGACTTCTTTGTGGATACATTTGTCACGTCTATCGGCAGGGGTGAATTGCTTGCCGAGATTTCCATTCCAGCGGGCGATCATCTGACTGGAAGCGCATATATCAAACACAAGAGACGGGCCGGAGACTTTTCCGTGGCCGGCGTCGCAGTGTGTCTGTCCTTCAGCGAAGACCACAAATGCATGTCCGCAGGCATCGGTTTGACATCTGTGGGACCAAAGGCAATAAAAGCCAGGAAAGCAGAGGATGAACTGACAGGCAGAGTGATTGACGGTAATGCTCTGAAGGAAGCTGCGGAAGCGGCTGTAGAGGAATCCGACCCGGCTGACGATTTCTACGGGACAAGGGAATTCAAAAGGCATGTTCTGCTGGGCATAACCGCCGAGGCGATTACTCTGGCAGCTTCAAGAGCGGGAGTGAAGGTGATGCAATGA
- a CDS encoding histone deacetylase codes for MNECFEGKGYVFTVPMYWLWPSMTFDTTIFYADEFLSHRHSPGHPESPRRLQAVLTGLSQYGYPDGFLRAAPATMAQLCSVHDRSYVEGILQRKLHEVDEETPVYNSTFTIASLSAGAAVSALNSSVKRGKPSLALVRPPGHHASSGRGGGFCYFNNVAIARRSQADRRTAIVDLDVHHGNGTSEIFYDDRSTLYISTHQKGIYPGTGKLTETGGGEGEWHNVNIPLPAGSGDATFDMIFERIIMPVLTEYRPDCVLVSLGADAHYRDPLASLTLSTSGYVRCIGRLASLKRPVSAVLEGGYDLDALTDVVLGTVHTLDGMEYDARFTEVSDTGCTGREAVEEAARFCSEYWKSI; via the coding sequence GTGAATGAATGTTTTGAGGGAAAGGGATATGTTTTTACTGTGCCCATGTATTGGCTTTGGCCGTCAATGACATTCGACACGACGATATTCTACGCCGATGAATTTCTCTCGCACAGGCACTCTCCAGGTCATCCCGAGTCGCCCCGGAGATTGCAGGCGGTGCTGACAGGACTTTCACAGTACGGATATCCAGACGGGTTTCTCAGGGCAGCTCCTGCCACAATGGCTCAATTGTGTTCGGTACACGACAGATCTTATGTTGAAGGTATATTGCAGAGGAAGTTGCATGAAGTGGACGAGGAAACACCTGTCTATAACAGCACATTTACGATCGCTTCTCTGTCTGCCGGCGCTGCCGTTTCAGCATTGAACAGTTCTGTAAAAAGGGGAAAACCGTCCCTTGCTCTTGTCAGACCGCCGGGTCACCACGCTTCTTCCGGAAGAGGGGGCGGTTTCTGTTATTTCAACAATGTTGCCATCGCCAGGCGCTCTCAGGCGGACAGAAGGACTGCGATCGTGGATTTAGATGTGCACCATGGCAATGGCACGAGCGAGATTTTCTATGATGATCGGTCCACCCTGTACATTTCCACTCATCAAAAGGGCATTTATCCGGGAACAGGCAAGCTGACCGAGACGGGTGGAGGAGAAGGTGAGTGGCACAATGTTAATATCCCGCTTCCAGCGGGTTCTGGAGATGCCACATTTGATATGATTTTTGAAAGAATAATCATGCCCGTTCTGACGGAGTATCGCCCTGATTGCGTGCTCGTGAGCCTGGGTGCGGACGCGCATTACAGGGATCCTCTGGCATCGTTGACGCTTTCGACTTCCGGATATGTGCGTTGCATTGGAAGACTCGCATCACTCAAAAGACCAGTCTCTGCCGTTCTCGAAGGTGGCTACGACCTCGATGCCCTTACGGATGTGGTTCTCGGGACGGTGCACACTCTTGACGGAATGGAGTATGATGCAAGATTCACAGAAGTTTC
- a CDS encoding nucleotidyltransferase family protein, whose product MADQRVRHVDGIVLAAGSAARFGDRKLLSQLCGKPLIKYALDAVSRSGCRKTILVVNRYILDELPVLSERVEVVLNEAAGEGICSSIVRGVSSSVGSDAVLLIAADQPLVTSALIDSILQEGMLHQNSIVASSIRGVPRNPVLFPSRYYEELKGLSGDKGAKSIVERHAGNVRKVEPEDEYQLLDVDTVQDLERIRSIMCDRE is encoded by the coding sequence ATGGCTGACCAGCGGGTCCGTCACGTTGACGGAATTGTGCTGGCAGCAGGAAGTGCAGCAAGGTTTGGTGATAGAAAACTCCTTTCACAGCTGTGCGGCAAACCTCTGATTAAGTATGCGCTTGATGCAGTGTCCCGCTCAGGATGCCGGAAAACAATACTTGTTGTAAACCGCTATATACTGGACGAGCTGCCCGTATTATCCGAACGCGTGGAAGTCGTCCTCAACGAGGCTGCCGGTGAAGGTATCTGTTCCAGTATAGTACGCGGTGTGAGCAGTTCCGTGGGTAGCGACGCGGTATTGCTGATTGCCGCAGATCAGCCGCTTGTCACATCAGCACTCATCGACAGCATACTGCAGGAAGGCATGCTTCATCAGAACAGCATCGTCGCATCAAGCATACGCGGCGTACCCCGGAATCCGGTGCTCTTTCCCTCCAGATATTATGAGGAACTGAAAGGTCTCAGCGGTGATAAAGGTGCGAAGTCAATAGTCGAAAGGCACGCCGGAAATGTCAGGAAGGTGGAGCCGGAGGATGAGTATCAGCTTCTGGATGTCGATACCGTCCAGGATCTGGAACGCATTCGCTCAATAATGTGCGACCGTGAATGA
- a CDS encoding xanthine dehydrogenase family protein molybdopterin-binding subunit → MESFAAGKGRFVDDINLPDMVRMVIVRSPYARAKIAKIEGGLNGKELSGTMSSVGEGATEGSQELLQPILSSGYVNYVGQPVAAVFGKNLYEAEDAVDTVEVEYEPLKPVMTIEDALSAAPIHAVAKSNVAVDKWLGKEFDIDAPIVLEDSFFNRRVATNPLETRGVIADYRDGRLTLHISTQSVSSIKEGICEALHLQEDKVRVIQADTGGAFGLKGGLYPEYVIAAYASMKLKKPVKWIETRREHLSASGPGRGARGKMKIYADRSGKVLGLKGEVVVDAGAYAGGMGEFAPGFIAYQLTGPYAIEKAHVRSMAVFTNKPPHGPYRGAGRPEAAFFMERMMDMLADELKMDAAELRIMNATTESFKSPLGMSIGASRPFIEHAVKELNYGADSKSARAGLSCFVLVPATQPGESARIVVKGGKILVWIGGNTHGQHHEVFVRKLLKEELGVPGEVVELQRGDTDMLKSGVGAWGSRSAMMAGLAVILVARKIRDQTEKEFGKYTPELLLSNEYDEFHYENYRSSINSFGANLAIVDIDGYGEVSVREMRSYYDVGNALNMDMVVGQTIGGMVQGIGQTLSEEIAYNEDGQLLTASISDAGLQTARTIPKFVVKVAEERSSLPHGAKGLGESPTIGTPSALARAIERVSGKRIRETPVRPELLYDKKQR, encoded by the coding sequence ATGGAAAGTTTCGCGGCGGGCAAGGGCAGGTTTGTCGACGACATAAATCTCCCCGACATGGTCAGAATGGTGATAGTCAGGAGCCCTTATGCAAGGGCGAAAATTGCAAAGATTGAGGGAGGTTTAAACGGAAAGGAACTCAGCGGCACCATGAGTTCGGTAGGAGAAGGTGCAACGGAAGGTTCGCAGGAACTGCTGCAGCCCATTCTTTCATCTGGCTACGTCAATTATGTCGGTCAGCCTGTGGCCGCTGTTTTTGGAAAGAATCTGTATGAGGCTGAGGATGCCGTAGATACTGTGGAAGTGGAATATGAACCGCTGAAACCGGTGATGACCATAGAGGACGCACTGTCTGCAGCACCGATCCACGCGGTTGCAAAAAGCAATGTTGCAGTGGACAAATGGCTCGGCAAAGAATTCGACATAGACGCGCCAATCGTTCTTGAGGACAGTTTCTTTAACCGGAGGGTCGCCACAAACCCGCTCGAGACGCGTGGTGTTATAGCAGATTACAGGGACGGAAGACTGACGCTGCACATTTCGACACAGTCGGTTAGCAGCATCAAGGAGGGAATATGCGAAGCACTGCATCTTCAGGAAGACAAAGTGAGGGTCATTCAGGCAGACACGGGAGGCGCGTTCGGACTGAAAGGCGGCCTATACCCCGAATATGTAATTGCTGCATACGCCTCAATGAAATTAAAGAAGCCTGTCAAATGGATTGAGACTAGACGGGAACATCTTTCAGCCAGCGGGCCAGGAAGAGGTGCACGCGGAAAGATGAAGATCTATGCCGACAGAAGCGGAAAGGTACTGGGTCTGAAAGGAGAGGTGGTCGTGGACGCTGGAGCGTATGCGGGTGGCATGGGAGAATTTGCACCAGGATTCATAGCTTACCAGCTCACCGGCCCTTATGCAATAGAGAAGGCGCACGTCAGATCCATGGCAGTATTCACCAACAAGCCGCCGCACGGACCATACAGGGGCGCCGGAAGGCCTGAAGCCGCATTCTTCATGGAAAGAATGATGGACATGCTTGCGGACGAGCTCAAGATGGACGCAGCGGAGCTCAGGATCATGAATGCAACAACAGAGAGCTTCAAATCTCCGCTGGGCATGAGCATCGGAGCGTCGAGACCGTTCATCGAGCACGCGGTGAAAGAGCTGAATTACGGGGCAGATTCGAAAAGCGCCAGAGCAGGTCTGAGCTGTTTTGTGCTCGTTCCGGCAACGCAACCCGGGGAGAGCGCGAGGATCGTTGTTAAAGGAGGAAAGATCCTTGTCTGGATCGGGGGAAACACGCATGGCCAGCATCACGAAGTGTTTGTCAGAAAACTGCTCAAAGAAGAGCTGGGTGTCCCCGGAGAGGTCGTGGAACTGCAGAGAGGAGACACCGACATGCTGAAGTCTGGCGTGGGTGCCTGGGGAAGCAGATCGGCAATGATGGCCGGCCTTGCTGTGATTTTGGTCGCGAGAAAAATAAGAGATCAGACGGAAAAGGAATTTGGCAAGTATACGCCGGAACTCCTGCTGTCCAATGAATATGACGAATTCCATTATGAGAATTACAGGAGCTCAATCAACTCATTCGGTGCCAACCTCGCAATAGTGGACATAGACGGGTATGGAGAGGTGAGTGTCCGGGAGATGAGGAGCTACTATGATGTGGGCAACGCACTTAACATGGACATGGTCGTTGGCCAGACCATAGGCGGCATGGTGCAGGGTATAGGACAGACGCTTTCCGAAGAAATTGCCTACAACGAAGATGGACAACTGCTCACAGCAAGCATTTCGGATGCCGGACTGCAAACGGCAAGGACGATACCGAAATTCGTGGTCAAAGTTGCCGAGGAGCGTTCATCCCTGCCTCATGGTGCCAAGGGTCTCGGCGAAAGTCCCACGATTGGAACACCGAGCGCACTCGCAAGGGCAATAGAAAGAGTGAGCGGAAAGAGAATCAGGGAGACGCCCGTAAGACCGGAATTACTCTACGACAAAAAACAGCGCTGA
- a CDS encoding (2Fe-2S)-binding protein: MSNVRLTVDVNGENRTEEIEPRTLLVHFLRDHLGLTGTHIGCDTSNCGACTVLLDGKAVKSCTVLALQTQGKKVVTIEGISEDGTHPIQEAFVERFGLQCGYCTPGMIMTSLWLLNEKQYPTEDEIKNALGGNLCRCTGYRSIIDSVMLAAEKMHESRKGR, from the coding sequence ATGAGCAATGTCAGGCTTACAGTCGACGTGAATGGAGAGAACCGGACTGAAGAGATTGAGCCCAGGACGCTCCTTGTGCACTTTCTGAGGGATCATCTCGGCTTGACAGGGACACACATAGGTTGTGACACATCCAATTGCGGTGCATGCACGGTGCTGCTTGACGGAAAGGCGGTCAAATCCTGCACTGTACTCGCGCTTCAGACACAGGGGAAGAAGGTTGTCACGATTGAGGGTATAAGTGAAGACGGAACGCACCCCATCCAGGAGGCTTTCGTCGAACGTTTTGGCCTGCAATGCGGTTATTGCACCCCTGGCATGATAATGACATCATTGTGGTTATTGAACGAAAAGCAGTATCCGACGGAAGATGAAATAAAGAATGCTCTCGGCGGAAACCTGTGCAGGTGCACAGGCTACAGGAGCATTATTGATTCTGTGATGCTGGCAGCCGAAAAGATGCATGAAAGCAGGAAAGGCAGGTGA